Proteins encoded by one window of Mercenaria mercenaria strain notata chromosome 4, MADL_Memer_1, whole genome shotgun sequence:
- the LOC123550817 gene encoding C-type lectin lectoxin-Thr1-like — protein sequence MEKEMLCRFWILFITPLLYHQCDTATDVKYTAAEEIDGEYLLKMGKKFNKPTLTLIGMAIRNLQPCGEWTTWTACTASRLNHFGIRRRTRECGVNMKINGESKSKTEKDFSICEGFCRADYVLSTNGFCIKIYTLTKNQVDADKQCQADGGNLVHIDTDMKYGDVKNLTGLPSTYIYIGGRRKDTNSPWVFAKGSQNGFYRWASGQPDNGSDQLCLILKGSDKLMHDASGSPSRHFLCELNM from the coding sequence atggaaAAGGAAATGTTATGCAGATTTTGGATATTGTTTATTACGCCCTTATTATACCACCAGTGTGATACAGCTACGGACGTCAAATACACCGCTGCAGAAGAAATTGACGGAGAGTATTTGCTCAAGATgggtaaaaaatttaataaaccaACATTGACTTTAATAGGTATGGCAATAAGAAATCTACAACCTTGCGGAGAATGGACGACATGGACAGCGTGCACGGCAAGTAGACTTAATCATTTCGGGATCAGAAGACGCACAAGGGAGTGTGGTGTTAATATGAAGATAAATGGAGAAAGTAAAAGTAAGACGGAGAAGGATTTCAGTATTTGTGAAGGTTTTTGCCGTGCAGATTATGTTCTGAGTACAAATGGATTCTGCATTAAAATATACACTTTGACTAAAAATCAAGTAGACGCCGACAAGCAGTGCCAGGCAGATGGTGGAAATCTGGTACATATtgatacagatatgaaatatggggATGTGAAAAATCTAACGGGACTACCTTCTACATATATCTACATTGGTGGACGTCGAAAAGACACAAATTCTCCGTGGGTGTTTGCGAAGGGTTCGCAAAATGGATTCTATAGATGGGCATCTGGACAGCCGGACAATGGATCAGATCAACTATGTTTGATTTTGAAAGGAAGTGATAAACTCATGCACGATGCATCCGGTTCGCCGTCGAGGCATTTCCTTTGTGAATTAAATATGTGA